A stretch of the Oligoflexus sp. genome encodes the following:
- a CDS encoding peroxiredoxin, with the protein MKHWLATLALVSSFSAVEAADLKLNDPAPTFTLKNQDGKDFDLKSRAGQWTVLYFYPKAETPGCTKQACAFRDNIKKIRAQGAEVYGISGDTVEKQAGFHKSQRLNFDLLADPDAKVIEQYGAKMPMVAMSKRWTFIVNPELKIVSIDKDVDPVIDSEKIADQIAELKKK; encoded by the coding sequence ATGAAACATTGGTTGGCCACACTTGCTTTGGTTTCTTCCTTTTCGGCCGTGGAAGCAGCGGATTTGAAACTGAATGATCCCGCCCCCACGTTTACGCTGAAAAATCAGGACGGCAAGGACTTCGATTTGAAATCCCGCGCCGGTCAATGGACGGTGCTTTATTTCTATCCCAAGGCCGAAACCCCAGGCTGCACCAAGCAGGCCTGCGCCTTCCGCGATAACATCAAAAAGATTCGCGCCCAGGGCGCCGAGGTTTATGGCATCAGCGGGGACACGGTGGAAAAGCAGGCTGGTTTTCATAAATCCCAGCGTTTGAATTTCGATCTGCTGGCGGATCCCGATGCGAAAGTCATTGAGCAGTACGGCGCGAAGATGCCGATGGTCGCGATGTCCAAACGATGGACCTTCATCGTCAACCCGGAACTGAAGATCGTGTCGATCGATAAGGATGTGGACCCGGTGATCGATTCCGAAAAAATCGCCGATCAGATCGCCGAGCTGAAAAAGAAGTAA
- a CDS encoding hydroxymethylglutaryl-CoA reductase, translating to MARSLQILVRRDLRPMPLSERSYLVDTEAKNALSIPGKNDYSEAARLDRLAFIQKQSGAAAQQIGSANLDATQMRGTVENFIGSIQVPVGLAGPLLFDGASVQGMITAPFATTEGALVASACRGSRLLTAAGGVYTQVISQSVHRAPSFNVDSLREAIRLKEFVESQLHVMQAFVRQASKHAVLQEIVPFVNGRTLHVVMHFSTGDAAGQNMVTVVADHLSRELVKLAEANLGIAIRSFQIEGGMNGDKKVNFYSFIKGRGVRVAAECFIPNHVFLEQFRLDPDAFHEHYQRGVAASSLVGGMGVNVNIANALAALFIATGQDVASVHESSLGYLLVERDTDGLYCCLTLPSLLVGTVGGGTILPTQSEGLALLDCVGAGRKGRLAEIIAGFCLALDLSTWSAIAAHTFTDAHKRLGRR from the coding sequence GTGGCCAGAAGCTTGCAAATCCTCGTGCGGCGCGACCTGCGTCCCATGCCCCTTTCTGAGCGGAGTTACCTCGTGGATACTGAAGCTAAAAACGCCCTGTCCATTCCCGGCAAGAATGATTATTCCGAGGCCGCTCGCCTGGATAGGCTCGCCTTTATCCAAAAGCAAAGTGGAGCCGCAGCCCAGCAAATCGGGAGCGCGAACCTTGACGCGACCCAGATGCGCGGCACTGTTGAGAATTTTATCGGCTCCATCCAGGTTCCCGTCGGTCTTGCCGGGCCCTTGCTCTTTGATGGTGCCAGCGTCCAGGGCATGATCACAGCCCCTTTCGCCACGACCGAAGGCGCTCTGGTGGCTTCCGCCTGCCGGGGATCGCGACTTCTGACGGCTGCGGGTGGCGTCTATACCCAAGTGATTTCGCAATCGGTGCATCGCGCGCCCTCATTCAATGTCGACAGCCTGCGCGAGGCGATTCGCTTGAAAGAGTTCGTGGAAAGCCAGCTGCATGTGATGCAGGCTTTTGTGCGTCAGGCCTCGAAGCACGCTGTCCTTCAGGAAATCGTTCCCTTTGTGAACGGCCGCACCCTGCATGTCGTCATGCATTTTTCCACCGGTGATGCCGCCGGCCAGAATATGGTGACTGTCGTCGCGGATCACTTAAGCCGTGAGTTGGTGAAACTCGCCGAGGCCAATCTTGGTATTGCGATTCGCTCGTTTCAGATCGAAGGCGGGATGAATGGCGATAAGAAAGTAAATTTCTACAGCTTTATCAAAGGCCGCGGCGTGCGGGTGGCAGCGGAATGCTTTATTCCGAACCATGTCTTCCTCGAACAGTTCCGTCTGGACCCGGATGCCTTCCATGAACACTATCAACGCGGTGTGGCCGCCAGCAGTCTGGTCGGCGGCATGGGTGTGAACGTGAATATCGCCAATGCGCTGGCGGCCCTTTTCATCGCCACGGGCCAGGATGTGGCTTCGGTGCATGAATCGAGCTTGGGTTACCTGCTGGTGGAAAGGGATACTGATGGCCTTTACTGCTGCTTGACCTTGCCCTCGCTTCTGGTGGGCACGGTGGGCGGCGGCACGATACTTCCGACGCAAAGCGAAGGCCTGGCCTTGCTCGATTGCGTCGGCGCGGGCAGGAAGGGACGTCTTGCGGAGATTATCGCAGGCTTCTGTCTCGCCCTGGACCTTTCCACATGGTCCGCGATCGCAGCCCATACCTTTACGGATGCTCATAAGAGGCTGGGGCGGCGTTGA
- a CDS encoding alpha/beta hydrolase family esterase codes for MLRKLILCLGLGSLISASVQAKTFELGGARPAKLVTPFGYSESKSYPLVVFLHGVRSSAEQTDLWLGLTRVNDRQQFLLLMPNGIQDSKGLRFWNATPQCCDDEKTGVDDVAYLSGLIEEAKTRFAVDPSRVYIIGHSNGGYMAYTMACSRPDLLRGIVSIAGSTFETAAECKNPAPLNILQIHGDEDTIVGFEGQGRSPGAFTTTGRWVDINNCQTRTDQTKALDLVRVKWEIDVSRPGPIGLPAIDGGFTDFFGLDFSKETDTYTWTDCTGDSRVGLWKVKGSNHVPSFFGTGVIEKALDFVR; via the coding sequence ATGCTGCGTAAACTCATCCTATGTCTCGGCCTAGGCTCCTTGATCAGTGCCAGTGTTCAGGCGAAAACCTTTGAACTCGGCGGCGCAAGACCAGCCAAATTGGTCACGCCCTTCGGTTACAGCGAATCCAAGTCCTACCCCCTGGTGGTCTTCCTCCATGGCGTACGCAGTTCGGCAGAGCAGACAGATCTTTGGCTCGGCCTGACGCGAGTGAATGACCGTCAGCAGTTCCTCCTTCTGATGCCCAACGGCATCCAGGATTCGAAGGGCCTGCGCTTCTGGAACGCGACTCCGCAGTGCTGCGATGACGAGAAAACCGGCGTCGATGACGTCGCCTACCTGAGCGGTCTGATCGAGGAAGCCAAGACCCGTTTTGCCGTGGATCCCTCGCGCGTTTATATCATCGGCCATTCCAATGGCGGGTACATGGCCTATACCATGGCCTGCAGTCGCCCCGACCTGCTGCGCGGGATCGTATCCATTGCCGGTTCGACCTTTGAAACGGCAGCGGAATGCAAAAACCCTGCGCCTCTCAATATCCTTCAGATTCACGGTGACGAAGACACGATCGTGGGCTTCGAAGGCCAGGGTCGCTCGCCCGGGGCTTTCACGACCACCGGCCGCTGGGTCGACATCAACAACTGCCAGACCCGGACCGATCAAACCAAGGCCCTGGACCTTGTGCGCGTGAAGTGGGAGATCGACGTGAGCCGGCCTGGACCCATTGGTCTGCCCGCGATTGACGGCGGCTTCACCGACTTTTTCGGCCTCGACTTCAGCAAGGAAACGGATACCTACACCTGGACCGACTGCACCGGCGATAGCCGCGTCGGGCTTTGGAAGGTCAAAGGCAGCAATCATGTGCCTTCTTTCTTTGGAACCGGCGTGATTGAAAAAGCTTTGGACTTCGTGCGCTGA
- the udk gene encoding uridine kinase, whose amino-acid sequence MTSPFMIAVSGGSGSGKTTFVSKLWNRLEVERPLVISIDHYYSDLSQLPFEERAKKNFDDPDAIERDLLHEQISLLRNGVPVERPCYDFASHTRLAKTERLEPSSIIIVDGIFSLCYPELLKLFDLKIFLDVEDDVRVVRRIGRDIAERGRSFDNCAGQYLGSVKAMYQKHIEPSKDMADFIIPWHSFNERAVNFLANLVQMEVQNKRAQASR is encoded by the coding sequence ATGACGTCCCCGTTTATGATCGCCGTATCCGGTGGTTCTGGCTCAGGCAAGACGACCTTCGTCAGTAAACTGTGGAATCGTTTGGAAGTGGAACGGCCTTTGGTGATCAGCATTGATCATTATTATAGCGACCTTTCACAGCTGCCCTTCGAAGAGCGCGCGAAAAAGAACTTTGATGATCCTGATGCCATCGAACGGGATCTTCTGCATGAGCAGATCAGTCTTTTGCGCAACGGCGTGCCGGTCGAACGCCCTTGTTATGATTTCGCGAGCCATACCCGCCTTGCGAAGACGGAACGCCTGGAGCCCAGCAGCATCATCATCGTCGACGGAATCTTCTCGCTCTGTTATCCCGAGCTCCTGAAACTTTTTGATCTGAAGATCTTCCTCGATGTGGAAGACGATGTGCGCGTGGTTCGCCGCATAGGTCGTGATATCGCGGAACGCGGCCGCAGTTTTGATAACTGCGCGGGGCAGTACCTGGGTTCAGTGAAGGCCATGTATCAGAAGCATATCGAGCCTTCCAAGGATATGGCGGATTTCATTATACCGTGGCACAGCTTCAACGAGCGTGCGGTGAATTTCCTGGCGAATCTGGTTCAGATGGAAGTGCAGAACAAGAGGGCCCAGGCATCGCGGTGA
- a CDS encoding alpha/beta hydrolase → MVPIEIKLPYSQLVMQGFQSNPYAARRAVALHGWLDNCFSFRPLAERLPEVNIIAFDLPGHGDSSTLPEGVSFDFHQYLVWLHELITALDGPPDILLGHSMGAAIMSLYAGVFPEHAAQLILIEGIGPLSAPEDEAPQKMRAYIQSWLQPARLRNAIYANRDEAVRARQKNGPLTMESAQILAERGVAARGQGVVWKHDPRLKLPSRYQFSEAQTLAYLGAITSSTLYIEATQTIIPDNDLTRKRKETVRGMQSVTLAGGHHLHLDDPEPVAQAIRSFLKLEVV, encoded by the coding sequence ATGGTACCTATCGAAATCAAACTGCCTTACTCCCAGCTTGTGATGCAGGGCTTTCAGTCCAATCCCTATGCCGCGCGCCGCGCCGTGGCCCTGCATGGCTGGCTGGATAACTGCTTCAGTTTCCGTCCTCTGGCCGAGCGCCTGCCCGAGGTCAACATCATCGCTTTCGATTTGCCTGGGCATGGCGATTCCAGTACCCTCCCTGAGGGCGTGAGCTTTGATTTTCATCAGTACCTTGTGTGGCTGCATGAGCTGATCACAGCTCTGGATGGCCCACCTGACATTCTGCTCGGACATTCCATGGGAGCTGCTATCATGAGTCTGTATGCGGGTGTCTTTCCCGAACATGCAGCGCAGTTGATTCTGATCGAGGGGATTGGTCCCTTGAGCGCGCCTGAAGACGAGGCGCCCCAAAAGATGCGGGCCTATATCCAAAGCTGGCTGCAGCCGGCGCGTCTTCGGAATGCGATCTATGCGAACCGGGACGAGGCTGTGCGGGCGCGACAGAAAAATGGGCCTCTGACCATGGAGAGCGCACAGATATTGGCTGAACGTGGAGTCGCAGCGCGGGGGCAGGGCGTTGTTTGGAAACACGATCCGCGTTTGAAATTACCGAGCCGCTATCAATTCAGCGAGGCGCAGACGCTGGCTTATCTGGGAGCGATAACCTCGTCGACCCTTTACATCGAGGCGACGCAGACCATCATCCCCGACAATGATTTGACCCGGAAACGGAAAGAGACTGTACGGGGTATGCAGTCGGTCACGCTCGCGGGTGGGCATCATCTGCATTTGGACGATCCGGAACCGGTGGCTCAGGCCATTCGGAGTTTTTTAAAATTGGAGGTCGTATGA